Proteins from one Falco cherrug isolate bFalChe1 chromosome 7, bFalChe1.pri, whole genome shotgun sequence genomic window:
- the SNX6 gene encoding sorting nexin-6 isoform X1, with the protein MMQEGSDDGPDFLSEEDRGLRAINVDLQTDAALQVDISDALSERDKVKFTVHTKSSLPNFKQNEFSVVRQHEEFIWLHDSFVENEDYAGYIIPPAPPRPDFDASREKLQKLGEGEGSMTKEEFTKMKQELEAEYLAIFKKTVAMHEVFLCRVAAHPILRKDLNFHVFLEYNQDLSVRGKNKKEKLEDFFKNMVKSADGVIVSGVKDVDDFFEHERTFLVEYHNRVKDASAKSDKMTRSHKNVADDYNRIGSSLYALGTQDSTDICKFFLKVSELFDKTRKIEARVSADEDLKLSDLLKYYLRESQAAKDLLYRRSRSLVDYENANKALDKARAKNKDVLQAETTQQICCQKFEKISESAKQELIDFKTRRVAAFRKNLVELAELELKHAKGNLQLLQSCLAVLNGDT; encoded by the exons ATGATG CAGGAAGGCTCGGACGACGGCCCAGATTTCCTCTCGGAGGAGGACCGAGGG cTTAGAGCAATAAATGTAGATCTCCAGACTGATGCTGCTCTGCAAGTGGATATCTCAGATGCACTCAGTGAGAGGGACAAAGTGAAATTCACCGTCCATACAAAG AGTTCCTTACcaaatttcaaacaaaatgaattttctgttgTCCGGCAACATGAAGAGTTCATTTGGCTTCATGATTCTTTTGTTGAGAACGAGGACTATGCTGGCTATATC ATTCCACCAGCACCACCCAGGCCTGACTTTGATGCCTCAAGGGAGAAGTTGCAGAAActtggagaaggggaaggatcAATGACTAAAGAAGAATTCACCAAGATGAAACAAGAACTGGAGGC tgaatATTTGGCAATATTCAAGAAGACAGTTGCAATGCATGAAGTGTTTTTGTGTCGCGTGGCAGCACATCCTATTTTGAGAAAAGATTTAAATTTCCATGTATTCTTGGAATATAATCAGGAT ttgagTGTTCgtgggaaaaataagaaagagaaacttgaagacttctttaaaaatatggttAAATCAGCAGATGGTGTCATTGTTTCAGGAGTAAAG gatGTGGATGACTTCTTTGAACATGAAAGAACATTCCTTGTAGAATATCACAACAGAGTCAAAGATGCCTCTGCCAAATCTGATAAAATGACAAGATCACATAAAA ATGTGGCAGATGACTATAATAGAATTGGTTCTTCATTATATGCATTAGGAACGCAGGACTCCACAGATATATGCAA gttttttctgAAGGTGTCAGAGTTATTTGACAAAACAAGG AAAATAGAGGCCCGGGTATCTGCTGATGAGGATCTTAAACTTTCTGATCTTCTGAAATATTACTTAAGGGAATCTCAAGCTGCTAAG GATCTCCTTTATAGAAGATCTAGGTCACTAGTGGATTATGAAAATGCTAATAAGGCATTGGATAAAGCaagagcaaaaaataaagatgtgcTGCAAGCTGAAACTACTCAGCAAATATGCTGTCAGAAATTTGAGAAAATTTCTGAATCTGCAAAACAAG aacTGATAGACTTTAAGACAAGAAGAGTTgcagcattcagaaaaaatCTGGTGGAACTAGCAGAACTGGAATTAAAGCATGCTAAG ggTAActtacagctgctgcagagctgcctggcgGTGTTAAATGGTGACACATAA
- the SNX6 gene encoding sorting nexin-6 isoform X2 encodes MMEGSDDGPDFLSEEDRGLRAINVDLQTDAALQVDISDALSERDKVKFTVHTKSSLPNFKQNEFSVVRQHEEFIWLHDSFVENEDYAGYIIPPAPPRPDFDASREKLQKLGEGEGSMTKEEFTKMKQELEAEYLAIFKKTVAMHEVFLCRVAAHPILRKDLNFHVFLEYNQDLSVRGKNKKEKLEDFFKNMVKSADGVIVSGVKDVDDFFEHERTFLVEYHNRVKDASAKSDKMTRSHKNVADDYNRIGSSLYALGTQDSTDICKFFLKVSELFDKTRKIEARVSADEDLKLSDLLKYYLRESQAAKDLLYRRSRSLVDYENANKALDKARAKNKDVLQAETTQQICCQKFEKISESAKQELIDFKTRRVAAFRKNLVELAELELKHAKGNLQLLQSCLAVLNGDT; translated from the exons ATGATG GAAGGCTCGGACGACGGCCCAGATTTCCTCTCGGAGGAGGACCGAGGG cTTAGAGCAATAAATGTAGATCTCCAGACTGATGCTGCTCTGCAAGTGGATATCTCAGATGCACTCAGTGAGAGGGACAAAGTGAAATTCACCGTCCATACAAAG AGTTCCTTACcaaatttcaaacaaaatgaattttctgttgTCCGGCAACATGAAGAGTTCATTTGGCTTCATGATTCTTTTGTTGAGAACGAGGACTATGCTGGCTATATC ATTCCACCAGCACCACCCAGGCCTGACTTTGATGCCTCAAGGGAGAAGTTGCAGAAActtggagaaggggaaggatcAATGACTAAAGAAGAATTCACCAAGATGAAACAAGAACTGGAGGC tgaatATTTGGCAATATTCAAGAAGACAGTTGCAATGCATGAAGTGTTTTTGTGTCGCGTGGCAGCACATCCTATTTTGAGAAAAGATTTAAATTTCCATGTATTCTTGGAATATAATCAGGAT ttgagTGTTCgtgggaaaaataagaaagagaaacttgaagacttctttaaaaatatggttAAATCAGCAGATGGTGTCATTGTTTCAGGAGTAAAG gatGTGGATGACTTCTTTGAACATGAAAGAACATTCCTTGTAGAATATCACAACAGAGTCAAAGATGCCTCTGCCAAATCTGATAAAATGACAAGATCACATAAAA ATGTGGCAGATGACTATAATAGAATTGGTTCTTCATTATATGCATTAGGAACGCAGGACTCCACAGATATATGCAA gttttttctgAAGGTGTCAGAGTTATTTGACAAAACAAGG AAAATAGAGGCCCGGGTATCTGCTGATGAGGATCTTAAACTTTCTGATCTTCTGAAATATTACTTAAGGGAATCTCAAGCTGCTAAG GATCTCCTTTATAGAAGATCTAGGTCACTAGTGGATTATGAAAATGCTAATAAGGCATTGGATAAAGCaagagcaaaaaataaagatgtgcTGCAAGCTGAAACTACTCAGCAAATATGCTGTCAGAAATTTGAGAAAATTTCTGAATCTGCAAAACAAG aacTGATAGACTTTAAGACAAGAAGAGTTgcagcattcagaaaaaatCTGGTGGAACTAGCAGAACTGGAATTAAAGCATGCTAAG ggTAActtacagctgctgcagagctgcctggcgGTGTTAAATGGTGACACATAA